From Xenopus tropicalis strain Nigerian chromosome 3, UCB_Xtro_10.0, whole genome shotgun sequence, the proteins below share one genomic window:
- the LOC100485217 gene encoding olfactory receptor 1-like encodes MGNEHNETLQEGFYLLGFSSYGNDSWILFTGLLLMYLLTVLGNLLIVILVCLVPQLHTPMYFFLCNLAAQDIISASAILPKLLAITVSGDTNISFQGCITQIFLLAFCGDSDFFLLASMAYDRYVAICIPLRYYLIMNLRICVLMVASSWVVYVGNGIGFSLLLSNLSFCKSHDLKYLFCDIKKILELACGNTTLIEKVITAQVVLMGILPLVLILTSYICIIYAILKIRSLAARLKTFSSCSSHLTVVLLFSGTVISLYMNQESDDDHEEDNLLPLLYVGFVPMLNPLVYSLRNRQVWWASKIVYEKFKSQLCDLKNYD; translated from the coding sequence ATGGGGAATGAACATAATGAAACATTACAGGAAGGTTTCTATCTGCTTGGATTTTCTAGCTATGGAAACGATAGTTGGATCCTTTTTACAGGACTGTTGCTGATGTACCTCCTGACCGTGCTTGGAAACTTGCTCATCGTTATACTCGTATGCCTGGTACCCCAActgcacacccccatgtacttctttctgTGCAACCTGGCAGCCCAGGACATTATCTCTGCCTCTGCCATCCTACCAAAGTTGTTGGCCATCACGGTTTCCGGGGATACAAATATTTCTTTCCAGGGTTGCATCACACAGATATTTCTCTTAGCATTTTGTGgggattctgatttttttttactggccTCAATGGCTTATGACCGATATGTGGCAATTTGTATCCCTCTGCGCTACTACCTCATCATGAACCTGAGGATATGTGTCCTGATGGTGGCATCTTCATGGGTTGTGTACGTCGGTAATGGAATTGGCTTCTCTTTGCTTTTATCTAATTTATCGTTTTGCAAGTCACATGATCTGAAGTATTTATTTTgtgatattaaaaaaatcttagaACTTGCCTGTGGTAACACCACACTTATTGAAAAAGTGATAACAGCGCAGGTGGTGTTAATGGGAATTCTCCCCCTTGTGCTGATTCTAACATCTTACATATGCATCATATATGCCATTCTAAAGATCAGATCGTTGGCCGCTAGGCTTAAGACTTTCTCCAGCTGTTCCTCTCATCTCACTGTTGTCTTACTGTTTTCTGGAACTGTCATCAGTTTGTACATGAATCAGGAATCTGATGATGATCATGAAGAAGACAATCTGCTTCCTCTGTTGTATGTTGGTTTTGTTCCAATGTTAAACCCATTAGTGTACAGCCTGAGAAATAGACAGGTTTGGTGGGCTTCAAAGATAGTATATGAAAAATTCAAGAGTCAGCTTTGCG